The Akkermansia muciniphila genome contains a region encoding:
- a CDS encoding DUF58 domain-containing protein, translating to MMPLSPPARQGIQPDAEQAARRFRLPFSSRAWNGAQGNWTGTGSGSSIDFQGNRSYQWGDDPRDIHWAAYARTGQLTMKVFQAELSPRVDVAVDVSESMFFHEARAARTQGLLQFCLLSALATGAQVRLHAMKGRRTVPLENVDVLSGQWLARLQDLPPDESMPAISTWRPNGMHILISDLLYPGEPAALLDAMTAQKGLSVILAPTLAEEAGLPAAGNVKLKNCESGLLRRQLITPALSRRYARAYAAHFELWASACLRRQAVLARVPCTGTLTDSLAGEAFRQGAVELS from the coding sequence ATGATGCCCCTTTCCCCGCCAGCCCGCCAGGGAATCCAGCCGGACGCCGAGCAGGCGGCGCGGCGCTTCCGCCTGCCTTTTTCCAGCCGCGCCTGGAACGGCGCGCAGGGCAACTGGACGGGAACGGGGTCCGGCAGTTCCATCGACTTCCAAGGGAACCGCTCCTACCAATGGGGGGATGACCCGCGGGACATCCACTGGGCCGCGTACGCCAGAACCGGGCAACTCACCATGAAAGTCTTCCAGGCGGAGCTGTCCCCGCGGGTGGACGTGGCAGTAGATGTCTCCGAATCCATGTTCTTTCATGAAGCGCGCGCGGCACGCACGCAGGGCCTGCTCCAATTCTGCCTGCTCTCCGCCCTCGCAACGGGCGCCCAGGTGCGGCTCCATGCGATGAAAGGCCGCCGCACCGTCCCTCTGGAAAATGTGGACGTCCTCTCCGGCCAATGGCTCGCCCGGCTTCAGGACCTTCCCCCGGATGAATCCATGCCCGCCATTTCCACCTGGCGGCCCAACGGAATGCACATTCTCATCTCCGACCTGCTCTACCCCGGAGAACCGGCTGCCCTGCTGGACGCCATGACCGCTCAAAAAGGCCTCTCCGTCATCCTGGCCCCCACGCTGGCGGAAGAAGCGGGGCTCCCCGCCGCCGGAAACGTAAAGCTTAAAAACTGTGAATCCGGCCTCCTGCGCCGCCAGCTCATCACCCCGGCCCTGTCCCGGAGATATGCCCGCGCCTACGCCGCCCACTTTGAACTATGGGCCTCCGCCTGCCTTCGCCGCCAGGCCGTCCTTGCCCGAGTTCCCTGCACGGGAACCCTGACGGACTCCCTGGCCGGAGAAGCCTTCCGGCAGGGAGCCGTGGAACTCTCCTGA
- a CDS encoding ABC transporter ATP-binding protein: MSTPPLLEVSGLSKSFGTLKAVNNASFRIRQGQVVGLIGANGAGKTTVMRMLATLDMPDSGHIRINGTDVVDYPELVRPLIGWMPDYFHPYKNTSVREYLDFFARAYGITRERLLDTVDEVIDFTELGGLQDQMISKLSKGQTQRLCLARTLISDAQFLILDEPAAGLDPKARIEFKNLVHLLKARGKTLLISSHILSELGEMCDSLLFMDAGAIVHDGNMEDLLHRQTESGYAFEIRTAGDTTAPLEEWLALHQGWDVRSVQKQMVVATFTSCEPDAVAAELRQLCRDLPVIDFHRSERRLEEAFVDILIRRDQEPAAAVSPETPATPAL; this comes from the coding sequence ATGAGCACGCCACCTCTGCTGGAAGTTTCCGGCCTGTCCAAATCATTCGGTACGCTGAAAGCCGTCAACAATGCCTCCTTCCGCATCCGCCAGGGCCAGGTCGTCGGCCTGATCGGCGCCAACGGAGCCGGGAAAACCACCGTGATGCGCATGCTGGCCACGCTGGACATGCCTGACTCCGGCCATATCCGGATCAACGGAACCGACGTGGTGGACTATCCGGAACTGGTCCGCCCCCTGATCGGATGGATGCCGGACTACTTCCACCCCTATAAAAACACCAGCGTCCGGGAATACCTGGACTTCTTCGCCCGGGCCTACGGCATCACCAGGGAACGGCTGCTGGACACCGTGGATGAAGTGATTGACTTCACGGAGCTGGGCGGACTCCAGGACCAGATGATCAGCAAGCTCTCCAAGGGGCAGACCCAGCGGCTCTGCCTGGCCCGCACCCTGATCAGCGACGCCCAGTTCCTCATTCTGGATGAACCGGCTGCGGGGCTGGACCCCAAGGCCCGCATTGAATTCAAAAACCTGGTCCATCTGCTCAAGGCACGCGGAAAAACACTGCTCATCAGCTCTCACATCCTCTCGGAACTGGGGGAAATGTGCGACTCCCTCCTCTTCATGGACGCGGGAGCCATTGTTCATGACGGCAATATGGAAGACCTGCTGCACCGTCAGACGGAATCCGGTTATGCCTTTGAAATCCGCACTGCCGGAGACACCACCGCACCGCTGGAGGAATGGCTGGCCCTTCACCAGGGCTGGGACGTGCGTTCCGTGCAGAAACAGATGGTGGTGGCCACTTTCACCTCCTGTGAACCGGACGCCGTGGCCGCGGAACTCCGCCAGCTCTGCCGCGACCTGCCCGTGATTGACTTCCACCGCAGCGAACGCCGCCTGGAAGAAGCCTTTGTAGACATCCTCATCCGCCGCGACCAGGAACCGGCCGCCGCCGTTTCTCCGGAAACTCCCGCCACCCCCGCCTTATGA
- a CDS encoding AAA family ATPase, with translation MNTLPSLSQEELGYAVRKLDALAAAMNQVLFGKEDLIELVLIGVLARGHILLEGLPGLGKTELVKGLSRALALTARRVQFTPDLLPGDITGTPVLQEMNGAKTFVFQEGPVFANIMLADEINRASPKTQSALLEAMQERRVTVMGETHALPHPFFVLATQNPIELEGTFPLPEAQLDRFLFKINVSRTPADVLARIVLNREMGVEPEISPVLDAQELLDLMQMARNTAIPEVVADYIGRLVNATHPGESEASGGVKYGASPRAALGLAAAAKARALRHGRPFCSFEDVQAVLHPVLGHRILLNHMARLDGMTPATVIDRLMKEIPAQNKPLPDSLAAAKIH, from the coding sequence ATGAATACCCTCCCCTCTCTCTCCCAGGAAGAACTCGGCTATGCCGTAAGAAAGCTTGACGCCCTGGCCGCCGCCATGAACCAGGTGCTGTTCGGCAAGGAAGACCTCATTGAACTCGTCCTCATCGGCGTGCTGGCGCGCGGCCACATCCTGCTGGAAGGGCTGCCCGGCCTGGGCAAGACGGAACTGGTCAAAGGGCTCTCCAGGGCACTGGCCCTCACGGCGCGCCGCGTCCAGTTCACGCCGGACCTGCTGCCCGGGGACATCACGGGCACTCCCGTCCTCCAGGAAATGAACGGGGCAAAAACCTTCGTCTTCCAGGAAGGCCCGGTCTTCGCCAACATCATGCTGGCGGATGAAATCAACCGCGCCTCTCCCAAGACCCAGTCCGCCCTGCTGGAGGCCATGCAGGAGCGCCGCGTCACCGTAATGGGGGAAACCCATGCCCTGCCTCATCCCTTTTTCGTCCTCGCCACCCAGAACCCCATTGAACTGGAGGGCACCTTTCCCCTGCCGGAAGCGCAGCTGGACCGCTTCCTTTTCAAAATCAACGTCAGCCGCACCCCGGCGGACGTGCTGGCCCGCATCGTCCTCAACCGGGAAATGGGCGTGGAGCCAGAAATTTCCCCGGTCCTGGACGCGCAGGAATTGCTGGACCTCATGCAGATGGCCCGGAACACCGCCATTCCGGAAGTGGTGGCGGACTACATAGGCAGGCTGGTCAACGCCACCCACCCCGGAGAATCGGAAGCCTCCGGCGGCGTCAAGTACGGGGCCAGCCCCCGGGCGGCCCTGGGCCTGGCTGCCGCCGCCAAGGCGCGCGCGCTGCGCCACGGACGCCCCTTCTGCTCCTTTGAAGACGTGCAGGCCGTGCTCCATCCCGTGCTGGGCCACCGTATCCTGCTCAACCACATGGCCCGGCTGGACGGCATGACTCCCGCCACGGTCATCGACCGCCTGATGAAAGAAATCCCGGCCCAGAACAAGCCCCTGCCGGATTCCCTGGCCGCCGCCAAAATTCATTAA
- a CDS encoding DUF418 domain-containing protein, with amino-acid sequence MDPVLSPDSKRIYVVDALRGFAVMAIMLLHFLEHFIYNSYPVASSPVMEAANQQFKEVFFFLFAGKSYTIFALLFGFTFAIQYRNQARKGRDFAGRFVWRMCLLVVFACLNAMFFPGGDVLLTFAIAGLLLVPCRRLKTSALVLLSLFFLAQPLEWAYAAAQWVNPGWAPPSLSVAESYASLKAAVDTGNFWVMARENLTVGQWASLAWGIEAGRLMQAPGLFLLGFVLGRQDFFLQNDGNAVFWTRGLLLSLAGAVAFYVVMSLPGLPAPLHTVFSMWHNVCFTGLWVAGFVLLYRLEYFRKVTVPLLTYGRMSLTNYVSQSMIGSLIFFPYALGLASYCGYLASFVIGCAAMAAQIWFCRWWLERHRYGVLEGWWHRATWMDAGKAAKREAR; translated from the coding sequence ATGGATCCCGTACTCTCTCCGGACAGCAAACGTATTTATGTGGTGGACGCCCTGCGCGGCTTTGCCGTGATGGCGATCATGCTGTTGCATTTCCTGGAGCATTTCATCTACAATTCCTACCCCGTGGCTTCCTCCCCGGTGATGGAGGCGGCCAACCAGCAGTTCAAGGAGGTCTTCTTCTTCCTGTTCGCCGGAAAATCCTACACCATATTTGCGCTGTTGTTCGGGTTCACCTTTGCCATCCAGTACCGCAACCAGGCGCGGAAGGGACGGGACTTTGCGGGCAGGTTCGTCTGGCGCATGTGCCTGCTGGTGGTGTTCGCCTGCCTGAACGCGATGTTCTTTCCGGGCGGGGACGTGCTGCTGACCTTCGCCATTGCGGGGCTTCTGCTGGTGCCGTGCCGCCGCTTGAAAACCTCCGCACTGGTGCTCCTGTCCCTGTTCTTCCTGGCGCAGCCCCTGGAATGGGCGTATGCGGCGGCGCAGTGGGTAAATCCGGGCTGGGCGCCGCCCTCCCTGTCCGTGGCGGAATCATACGCCTCCCTGAAAGCCGCGGTGGATACGGGCAACTTCTGGGTGATGGCCAGGGAGAACCTGACCGTGGGCCAGTGGGCCAGCCTGGCGTGGGGCATTGAAGCCGGGCGCCTGATGCAGGCCCCGGGCCTGTTCCTGCTGGGCTTTGTGCTGGGAAGGCAGGATTTCTTTTTGCAGAATGACGGAAATGCCGTGTTCTGGACCCGCGGGCTGCTTCTTTCCCTGGCCGGGGCCGTAGCGTTTTACGTGGTGATGTCCCTTCCCGGGCTGCCTGCTCCGCTGCATACCGTGTTCAGCATGTGGCACAACGTCTGCTTTACCGGCCTGTGGGTGGCCGGATTCGTCCTGCTGTACCGGCTGGAATATTTCCGGAAAGTGACGGTGCCGCTACTGACCTACGGGCGCATGAGCCTGACCAACTACGTTTCCCAGTCCATGATCGGCTCCCTGATCTTCTTCCCGTATGCGCTGGGGCTGGCCTCCTATTGCGGGTACCTGGCCAGTTTTGTGATCGGCTGCGCCGCCATGGCGGCGCAGATATGGTTCTGCCGCTGGTGGCTGGAACGCCACCGCTACGGGGTGCTGGAAGGATGGTGGCACCGGGCCACCTGGATGGATGCCGGAAAGGCCGCCAAACGGGAAGCCCGGTAA
- a CDS encoding YbhB/YbcL family Raf kinase inhibitor-like protein, with product MPSSFTLHSKDLGGVATPVNRHTSIGGANQSPQLFWTNPPEETKSFAVTIHDRDAPTGSGFWHWLAVNIPASVRELHADAGNPATRLMPEQVVQIRNDAGFTGYSGSFPPPGHGWHLYLVTVYALDTASLPVTPDTPAAQVGFHLWQHTLEKASLVFYDQVPAK from the coding sequence ATGCCTTCATCATTCACACTTCACAGCAAGGACCTGGGCGGCGTCGCCACGCCTGTCAACCGGCACACCAGCATTGGAGGAGCCAATCAGTCCCCCCAGCTCTTCTGGACCAATCCGCCGGAAGAAACAAAGAGCTTTGCCGTCACCATTCATGACCGTGACGCGCCCACCGGAAGCGGCTTCTGGCACTGGCTGGCCGTCAACATTCCCGCCTCCGTCCGGGAACTGCACGCGGATGCCGGAAACCCGGCCACCCGCCTGATGCCGGAACAGGTTGTCCAAATCCGCAATGACGCCGGATTCACAGGCTACAGCGGCAGTTTCCCGCCCCCGGGCCACGGCTGGCACCTGTACCTGGTCACCGTTTACGCGCTGGATACGGCTTCCCTGCCGGTAACGCCGGATACGCCCGCCGCCCAGGTGGGGTTCCACCTCTGGCAGCACACGCTGGAAAAAGCGTCCCTTGTCTTTTACGACCAGGTTCCGGCCAAATAG